A part of bacterium CG_4_10_14_0_2_um_filter_33_32 genomic DNA contains:
- a CDS encoding YggT family protein has product MAEFNKETVTTRENNNPTESASSKREATGSQTVGYVVYFLLGALEILLAFRFVLKLLGASHSSGFVDFIYNLSGIFVFPFEQIFRSGVGEGVETAAVLEPSTIIAMIVYAVVAWSVVKLIKIMSGEKQE; this is encoded by the coding sequence ATGGCAGAATTTAATAAAGAAACAGTGACAACCAGGGAAAATAACAATCCAACTGAGAGTGCTTCATCAAAAAGGGAGGCAACAGGGTCTCAGACAGTAGGTTATGTAGTTTATTTTTTGCTAGGAGCGCTAGAAATACTTTTAGCCTTCCGTTTTGTTCTTAAGCTATTAGGAGCAAGTCATTCAAGTGGTTTTGTAGATTTCATTTATAACCTAAGCGGTATTTTCGTCTTTCCTTTTGAGCAGATATTTCGTTCAGGGGTTGGGGAAGGTGTTGAAACAGCTGCAGTTCTTGAACCTTCAACTATTATTGCCATGATTGTATATGCAGTTGTAGCTTGGAGTGTAGTTAAGTTAATAAAAATAATGTCTGGGGAGAAACAAGAATAG
- a CDS encoding diadenosine tetraphosphate hydrolase, translating to MTTNCIFCKIINNEIPSVKIWEDDRYIAILDINPNTEGVTLVLSKRHEDSYLFDLDDDIVKDIMIASKKVAKILEKGLGVHRVAMVMEGMGINHLHIKLYPLHGIDDKFVEMWAGERKYFDKYEGYLSTQLGPEKSLDDLKKVLSKINKNINK from the coding sequence ATGACAACTAATTGCATTTTTTGCAAAATAATAAACAATGAAATTCCCTCTGTAAAGATTTGGGAAGATGATCGATATATTGCAATTCTTGATATTAATCCTAATACAGAAGGAGTTACATTGGTGTTATCGAAACGACACGAAGATTCTTATTTATTTGATTTAGATGATGATATTGTTAAAGATATTATGATTGCTTCAAAAAAAGTGGCTAAAATATTGGAAAAAGGTTTAGGTGTGCACAGGGTTGCAATGGTTATGGAGGGTATGGGTATTAATCATCTTCATATAAAACTCTATCCTTTGCATGGAATTGACGATAAGTTTGTTGAAATGTGGGCAGGCGAGCGAAAGTATTTTGATAAATATGAAGGTTATTTATCAACCCAGCTTGGTCCGGAAAAAAGTTTAGATGATTTAAAAAAAGTTTTATCTAAGATTAACAAAAATATTAATAAATAG
- a CDS encoding iron transporter, producing MVGSTYGLGLNWLALYLLPMMTAIQETVARIGIVTGKGLAGAISKYFGKKIIYPLVILLVIANTVNIGADIGAMVASFQLIVPINFYIGACILTFAIIFLEVSLPYHKYAKVLKWLTLSLFAYIITGIIIQPDWLEVVKSIAIPKISFDSAFIAAMVAVMGTTITPYLFFWQASEEIEEERDKGILSDHRAIATRHEIKEMRKDTYIGMALANIVFLFVVITTAFVLYKNGITNINSAEDAAMALRPLAGNFASLLFTVGIFGVGLLAVPVLAGSSAYAVSEVLKWHEGLNKKFKQARGFYGIIIVSMVVGLGLNFLHINPIKALYYAAILNGIVAPILMFFIFKIGRDKKIMGEFTNPHWVNVWGWIVTILMGVSAIALLIFLLLGL from the coding sequence ATGGTCGGATCTACTTATGGTTTAGGTTTAAATTGGTTAGCCTTGTATCTATTGCCAATGATGACCGCTATTCAGGAAACGGTGGCGAGAATTGGCATTGTTACAGGTAAAGGATTGGCCGGCGCTATCAGTAAATATTTCGGAAAAAAAATAATTTATCCGCTTGTGATATTACTTGTTATCGCAAATACAGTGAATATAGGTGCTGATATTGGCGCTATGGTTGCTTCATTTCAGCTGATAGTCCCGATAAATTTTTATATAGGAGCATGTATACTAACATTTGCTATAATTTTTTTAGAAGTATCACTGCCATATCATAAATATGCAAAGGTATTAAAATGGCTTACATTATCATTATTTGCATACATCATTACCGGTATTATAATTCAGCCGGATTGGCTAGAGGTTGTTAAAAGTATAGCAATTCCTAAAATAAGTTTTGATTCCGCTTTTATAGCTGCTATGGTGGCGGTTATGGGTACTACTATCACTCCGTATTTATTTTTTTGGCAGGCATCAGAAGAGATTGAAGAAGAACGAGATAAGGGTATATTATCTGATCACAGGGCAATTGCTACAAGGCACGAAATAAAAGAAATGAGGAAAGATACTTATATAGGTATGGCATTGGCTAATATTGTGTTTCTTTTTGTCGTAATAACTACTGCCTTTGTTTTATATAAAAACGGGATTACAAATATTAATTCTGCAGAAGATGCAGCTATGGCTTTGCGTCCTTTAGCTGGTAATTTTGCTTCTTTGCTTTTCACAGTTGGTATTTTTGGTGTCGGTTTGCTTGCCGTACCTGTTTTAGCTGGTTCTTCAGCATATGCGGTTTCTGAGGTACTTAAGTGGCACGAAGGTTTGAATAAAAAATTTAAGCAAGCCAGAGGATTTTACGGTATTATTATTGTTTCTATGGTTGTTGGTTTAGGATTGAATTTTTTACATATTAATCCGATTAAGGCTTTATATTACGCGGCTATATTAAACGGTATTGTAGCACCTATTTTGATGTTTTTTATATTTAAAATCGGACGGGACAAGAAAATTATGGGTGAATTTACAAATCCGCACTGGGTTAATGTTTGGGGATGGATTGTTACTATTTTAATGGGAGTTAGCGCAATTGCTTTATTAATTTTTCTTTTGCTGGGTTTATAA